Below is a genomic region from Anabas testudineus chromosome 13, fAnaTes1.2, whole genome shotgun sequence.
tcctATGGCTGTATTAATTACAAAAGCAATGCGATTAAAGAGGCACAATATCAATTTTACACATCAAGGTCAGTTCAGTGTTCACGAAGAACTACTcaacctgtaaaaaaaaaaaaaaaaagagctctgTGGCTCTTCCGGAGCTGTTTCAAATCTGGCAAAGTAATCCTGATGATGTCATAGCAAAGCATCGTGGGTTATCTCTGCTCTGGATGAGAAACAACAAGTTCTGAAAGCCTGTTACAAACGGGAGGTGTGAGGTTTGAAATAGTTTACATGGATGTTAACTTTGCAgtgaatagaatagaatacaGTGTTGTTCCCACAATCAGTCTCTGGAGATTCCTCCAACTATGTGGAAGTATAGTTGTATGGTATGCAAGACCATAAATTAATATGTGCAGTGTCACTTTCCTCCTATCTCGGTTTTTCAGAAaaacaggtacaggtacaggttttttatttattattatcagatGAAAGCACTCTGTGTATAGGGTTTATTTAACGCTATTCACACTTAAGCCACTCTCTTCACCTGATGGCTCGGGCATTAATagcttatttatttacagagcCCAATATACATAATTGCTATGTACAATTATGTTAAGCCACAATATGCTGCCACTTTCCTAAGCAGTGGGAGCCGGATCACTGTGGGAAATGTGATGACTTGTTTTCTCATGTGTAAATCTGAAATGAATATGCCAAACACCTGTGCTCACATTAcgtctgtttttcctcttttgtttaaTTGAGCAGATCAGTTAATAACTGCTTTTTTCCTGTTAGGACTCGGCATAATGTCAGAAGCCTATTAAGGGGGAGGGGAGACATTCCCTGAGAGAgattgtatttaaattaaatgtaaattagctATATGAGCATGAATTAAAGGCAGAGGACAATAACAGCAACATAATCATGCAATCCAGAACAAACGTCATAAAATACCTATTCACTTGATTCTGTGCATCAACAATTGTGTTTTAATGCAAGTGCTCTTTTAAAGGCTTTTACAGGCTCAGTCCTAAATGTTTTACACGACCATAGACATTTGAGTACACTGGGCTGTTGCCTAAATGAAGATTGGTGGCAGTAATGTTCCATTAAACATTGCATTATAGCATTAGGAAAttgagagaggagaagaaaccttaaaaaagcaaacaaacaaaagatcaGTTTTTCTAATGGATAGCAAGTGTTCACTTTATTTGTTAGAAAATAAGGTGCTTTGAATTTTGACCTTTACTGATGTAAATAAATTTCACCAGCTACGTAAGATTGGAAGCATGACATTTTTAGAAacgttatatatatatagggaGCATTTGCCATACAGTCAACTTGTGGCATCATGTTCTGCCATTTGGCCAGTGAATAGTTAGAGCAATGGGCAAGAAGTCACGGCTATGTCCTCAGTGATGCCAGCGATGACCTCATCATGTTGGCAGAAGGAACCAGCTCCTGCTCCGTGGCCTCCTTCAGGAGCTATGACTTTTTTGTTGACTGTTTCATGCTTAGTTATAGaatcttttcactttctttaatATTATTGTGTTTCCTATAATAAATGCCTTTGGTGGTCCTTTGGTGCCTAATATGGTGTTTCTAGGgcaattaatgttaattaaggGCCTCTGAAAATCTCTTTTCTTCAGGTAATGCCGAGCCAAATAACCAATCCTGGAGATGCCGAAGAGAAGAGATATTCTTGCCATCGTGTTGATCGTGTTACCCTGGACTCTGCTCATCACTGTTTGGCACCAAAGCACTATAGCTCCACTCCTCGCCATCCGCAAGGGTACGTAGTACACCACACTCCACTGGTACTATCACACCTGAAGTGGGTCCTCGAAGGTAACACTGCACTTGAGGTTCAGACAACAAGCCGTTCAATCAGAGGCACTCACTAACCATGACCATCAGCTTCATTAGATCTCAGTAACACTTGTCCAGtcataaaagttttttttatatgacaTAGGTTATTAACCTGTCAAATGAATGGAAATATTTGTTCAGCTATTTATGCATTGACAATGTAATGcaatttttttatgttgataaCAATTTGACTTGAATGCAATTGTCCCTAGCTTGTGTACTCACATGAGATCTCATGAGATACTCATCAACATGCAGCATGCAGCAATTCATTCACTTTATCCTTTCGGTTTTGGATTATTGCCAGATTTCAGCTATTTAAAGTAAGCGCAAAtgaatttcatttgttttatcagaAATGTTGAATGATAAATATATTTGCCCAATCAgcttaatatactgtaatatccACATGTATCCACAAATCCACATGTAGTATAACATTTGCACACTGGTCTCAGTCATGAATACACACTCATGAGCCCCCCCCCCAAGTCATCCCACCGAGACCACAAACCAACAGTGGAAAATGTCAAGTGTGTTGCAGAGTAAACAAACCCAAATTACAGTGACAGCAAATCAATAGAGCTCTTTACCTTCTTCTTATAATGTCATGAATGCACATATAGGGGTTAACAAACCAGAGCAGGTTTAGACAAATGACCCAAGGTACTCTATACTGAAGGTAATTgttgaataatttaaaacaatgtgttttccAGGACCTGCAAACACTTGAAATTGCAGTCAGCCATTGCATTGCCAATATATATATAGCCCATATATATTGCTATCTGATTTAGCTCTGCCTATGTGCTCTTATAAAAGAAGCTCGAGGTTTGCTGGCTGTTTGCCCACTGGCAGCTTCTGTTGAACATCTGGCCATCAGCAGATTGTGTTAATCTATGTGCTGCAGAGAAATCCTCTTTATGTTGGAGGTGTGAATGGAGCTCAAGAAGAACAGTGACAAAGATTGCCAGTAGCTGTGGCACAATAATATGAAATTAACAACCTTAATCATAATCAACCATAATCATGTTCTATCCATCATGAACAAAGTGCTGTGGCCAAAATATGACAGCATTACCAGAGGAGTCAGAATTTGACTGATTCTCCACTTTTCACTCTTTTCCAAATGGCCCATTACCATCCTGTGCAATGAAATGAAACCCCAAAAGTAACTAATATGACCATAAAGACAAAATTTCGCTTGAACAGACCCGTGTTAAAGTGAAATTCTTGTTTTCCCAACTTCTCTCTCAGGGGTGCCGAGATGTACTCTGGTCATTGTGATATCACTGTTGGATGTGACACTCACTAGTCCCCTTCACACGTGACCACACATCAGTGAGACTAGCTGTGATCAGAAGTGAAGCAGGCTTGAAATGTTCAGCCGCACAGGGTTGTGAAACGCTGCTTTTAATCTGTTTAATAAGTTACTCTTGAAACAAAAACCTAACAAGTAAAATGAGTCATGATTTGTGCCGCATTTATGCATACAAGTTAGGCATAGAAAGTGTCATCTGCCTAAAGCAAAATCAAAATCTATTTCTCAGTCTGAAACTGTGTCTGGAAAACTCATGGATGCAGTGTGAATACAGGCAAAATACCAAACCATAGCAAAGGTTTTAATGCATGCAATGTATCTGTGTCAGTCTCACAGAAGCCGTTTTACAAACTTCAAACGCAGTAGATACTATAAGCAAACACTGAAgtcattaaatatatatattcaatttgtgtctgtgtgtttggcagTACCTGCATTTACAAACACCAGGAGACCTGACGTTTTTTGAAGTTACAAACaccatacagtacagtattgtCTACAACTCAGGGTAGTTTCTGCttgtaaattttaaatttacCAACCTGCAAACCCCTATTACACTAATAAGTAACTGTATAAAGCAAGTAACAGAAGCAGAGAGGTGCAGGCAGAGGAAAGAGGACTCATAACAGTACATAAAAAAGACAGCATGTGTACTGGATCCATAACcccaatttttctttttttgtatatatatatatataaaaaatagcCCAAAGGCAATGCTCATCTCTCCAGTCCCTCGTTTtgtgctgtctctctgtccatcaGCTGTGTTACCCTCTCACGGTGCCTGCTTTCACTTTTTGCAGCCTGTCACCATCTAGTAAAAGAGATCTTTATCATTCCAGAGAGGCTTGCAGTTCGCCATCACCGGCTCTCAGGTACACTTTACCCCCTTTGGGTCTAAGTTACCTGAGGCATATATACAAAGGACAGCCAAGGTTGCACTAATACCTTACATTTCTTCTTATCCCAAATCTGCAGATGATGGTGTCGAGGGTAAGAGGGAAGCAGGTGGCCAGGCGCAGGACTCTAAGGAATACTGTGCTTCAGATAGGGACATTGTGGAGGTGGTGAGGACAGAGTATGTGTATACACGGCCTCCACCATGGTCGGATGTGCTGCCTACCATCCACATCATCACCCCAACATATAGCCGACCAGTGCAGAAGGCCGAGTTGACGCGGCTGGCTAATACGTTCCTCCATGTTCCCAATCTGCACTGGATCCTGGTGGAGGACTCCCAAAGGAGAACGCCTCTTGTCACGCTGCTCCTTCGAGAAACAGGACTTAACTACACCCACCTAAATGTAGAGACACCGAGGAACTATAAGCTACGAGGTGACACACGGGACCCCAGGATCCCCCGGGGGACCATGCAGAGAAATCTGGCACTGCGGTGGCTGAGGGAGACCTTCAACGCCAACAGCAGCCAAGCTGGAATTGTCTACTTCGCTGATGATGATAACACATATAGCCTGGAGCTCTTTGAAGAGGTTAGTACTGACCTACTGTATAACGTCACTACTGCAGAAGGAAATAATTTAGCAATTAGTTTCATATAGTTGCGGAAACATCATCAAATTTACTGGACTGGGAGCTCTGTTTACATTCTTGCCATAATCCCGttaattttaaactttaactGTGAACTGTGCCATCTCAAGCTTATTCCTAAACATAATCATTCCTAATCTTACAGATTCACAGCTATAGTTTCAGCCACAGCCAGGCAGAGTAGCGGAAGTTGTGCTTCTATGGGTGAAATGGAAGAGACTGTGCATATTGCAACTATTTAGAGTCTAGTCAAAAGTTTACTTCTGGTCTCAGCAGATAACAGCAACTTCTTCCAATTGATATTAGAGTCTCTCACATGCCAACGGCAAACTCTAGTAGAGATTTAgtatgagttttattttatttgccaCTCCCTCATAAAGCTTCAACTGGTGAAGAACACAGCCAGTtgctgtatgtacagtctcACATATCTCAGCTGCTAAAGCTGGAAACTCCTTCAGAGGGGTCACAGGTACCTTTGTGGCCTCCCTCACAGGTCCACCTCTCACTGCTGTAGGCAGATACAGCCATGGACCATATCGCCTCCATTTCTTAATGATGGAATGAACTGAACTCCAAGGTATATTTACTGACTTGGACATTTTCTTCCATTCATCCCCAAACTTGTGTTTTTCAATTAATATTTCCACATAGTTGCTTGGGAAAGTTCTTTTGCCTTCATGATGGAGTTTTTGGACCAGGATACTCATACACCAAAGATTAGCTTTCCAGATACATGTGTATTTATGCTACAGTCCTGGGAAAACGTTTATGTCACTCAGGTGATGTCCATTTAACTTAAGGTGTGACCTCTTGAACCAACTGGCAGCACTAGTAAATCAACCATGATTTAgtgttgtaaaaataaataaataaataaagacaaggTGAACCCTAAGCAGGCACTTTATGTAAGGGAGGGTTGAACAATAAATTCTCAATTACTTCAACCATTTTTTTAGCTCTTTACAATCATAGTCACGGATCAGGAGCTAGTGGACAGAAGTTTTGGCCATGTAATCAGTATGTCTCAGGCCATCCATCTTGACATCAGCTGAATTACCTGCGTGGACACGGTCTAGAGCTTTTGAGCCTCTGCCTCAAGTCTTGTTAGTAGTGCAGGCGCGGTCCATAGTAAATGGAGCACCCAGTATTGACGGGGCCTGTCATTACCTTTCTCTGGGAATCAGCCGAAGTGCTCTGTCACCCTCAGAGCCCCTCCATCACCTCCAACAGGCCTATTTATGGGCTTGAATAACGGCCctgagggagcgagagagaggcgGAGAGGGGAAGATAGAGAAAGACTGAGAGAAAAAGCAAGGGtgacagccagacagacagaaggcAGAGAGCTGACTGCAACTACAGTATGGTTTGCTGACATCGTAGTAAAAGTTCTGTAGTTTGCTGACACCATAGTAAATATTCAGTGACTCCACTAGTGTCAAGATAAAGTTGAAAGAGTGATGTGCactgatacattttaaaaaatggttCATTGTATTCTGCTAAATTGTGCTAATTCTTTGACTTTAAGTAATTGTAACTGCCAATCATTTTCAATTATAAATGCACATTATAATGGCCACTGAATGTTAAACGAGAATTAACTATGTTTTTACTATATGACTCAATTTACATTACAGGTCGGGATTCATACTAGCAATAGACGTGACCCATCATTTAAAGACATGAAGACTAACTGGGTATAAAGTTGCCTCATTAAACAGTGAAGCTCATGTATTTTTGTTGGGAAAAATTCAAGATGTTTCCAACTTTTACTACGGTATCTGCTCCAATATGCTGCAGCTAACGTGTTCCTCTGTTCCTTATATCATCAGGATAAATTAAGGATATtaaagtataatataatataatataatataatataatataatataatataatataatataatataatataatataatataatataatataatataatataatataatatttacataaacagaAGTCCTCTCAGCTTTTCctacatttataaatatgaaCAAGAATTTTGTTCAAAAGacaattagaaaaataaagtgcTCAAATTTAGGTCATACTCAGCCacagttcagtttgttcagcagcagcagtgacacacagtAGGGAGCAGCAGAAAATCAACTCAGCTGACACAGCCAGACACACTGATAATACACTTGAGATCACTTCACACAATactcagcagcaacaaaaaagtCCTCACTGAAATTATTGTAACTGACCCACAGTCTCTGCTAACTGAGACTTGAGTGTTGTGGACGGCATTGCTGTTGTTTGCCAACTATACTGCAAGGCCAAataaaaagtcaccaccttgatttaactaagtaGGTTATTTaagcaagttatttaacccaaactaatgcagtgagtagcttcttctttcttcaacaaccatgtctgaacaAACATCCTGTGGTCATTGAGATGATAATCTGTTtaagaagggtcaaattattgttatgcatcaagcaaagaaaacatctaaggagattgatgaaactactaaaactgagttaagaactgtccaatggaagaaggtcatgtggtctgatgagtccagatttatcctgttccagagtgatggcaGCATCATCTCTCCCATgtctctcccatcatcaatacaagatcttagtgAAAATTTAATGCAACTCTAaacgagaataaatgttgtgacactgcagctTATTCTTTcattccagcagcagcacatatGAACTTTGGTATAGTGTCTTCTATGAAATGCCTTATTTTTGGGTCAGGCCTAATAAAAACTTAAGAACTtaatgaaaaattaattccCCACTGTTTAAGTGCACGCCTGTAAAGAACTATGATGAATTATTGAGGCCTCATAagaaatgtttatgtttcaCTCCCAAACCACGCACTACCAGTCTCTAAGAAGACTTCTAACCAATTACATACAAAAGAATAGACTTAATATATACTAAATATTGTCTTAAATATAGGAGTAGATGCTCAGTTTTATTATCGACATAATTATGATCTTCTGCTTATTGGTGCTGAATATTATATTAACACTAAAGAAATCTTTAAGAAAAGAATCAGCTGAAAATGTCAAGATGTCTGTGACAGACATtctcattattaatattattattacatattcaGGGTATTTTGAtattgaataaatatatatacaaatatatagcAGGATACATAACTGTAAAGTACTGTACTATTAAATCAACATAATTTAACATTATGCACCCTGCTTGCATTAGCAATGATAACTGTGATGTCATGAGTTTTCTTTAGCTTATCACTGGCTGCCTGGACGTACCATACCTTCTTTTTtatgttagattttttttttttctgttctgactATTCTGAAATACAGGCACTTCGTCTCTGCAGGCCTCCCTCTAAGTGGAGCaggaaataacattttaatgcacACGTAGgcaggcacacacaaacagcagaacagtCAAATTCTGTACAAACACATCATACAACAGAATGGGGCAAGTGGAACTTTGTTGCATTTTCATTCGCATGGCTGCCAGTAGAAGAGGGATTTGTGCTGTTTTACTCGGGCTTATATTCCCAGCAGAGGCAGCAGGCGGAAcactcattttcacattttcagcatAGATGGGAAAGTGACAAGGCTCTTGACATTGCCTGAAGAGAGCCTGATTTAtgcttctttttcatttaaggcctacatatatatgtgtgtgtgtgtgtgtgtgtgaagaaagcGGGCAGGTGACATTTGAGCAACATGGGGGCTTGAATTAGATGTGTCCTGGCTACAAAAAAAGCTGCAACAGTTTGGACAACCTTGAGAATGACACTTCACCAGCATCCAATAGAAACACACGCACATAAGCACTTGATCTCTCGTTAAACATCAACACCCAGAGCTCATTAGGACTGACCATCCAGACAAGTCTTGTCTGTGTGACTGGTGCGGGTCTTTTACCTAAAGCTCAAATCCTTAGATTCCCATAAGCCCCCAGCCCACTTTATGGTGTGGATCTCTCTGATCCCTTGAATTGACCACACAGCCTCCCACCGCATCACACAGCAGCTCACACTCTGTGCAAAAAAGATATTTGCATGTGATTTGCATAAGATATGTGCTATAAACAAACAAGTTTTTCCATATGCATAATCTTACTGTATATATGCACATAAGCACTTTATCTTGGAGCTGTACATGTACTTGCAGACACCTTTATATTAAGGAGACCTTCTACCGGAGAGGCACCAGCATCATTATTTCTGCTGCACTGAGTTTGATTAAATGACTCTGCTGTTTCTAAACCTTCCTCTTCCCTCATTATAAAAACTTACCTTTTATTACTGCAGCAGCTCTCGCCAGAATGGCAGAGGCACACTGAGAGGCAGACAAAGGAAAAGGGCGGAAAGATCGTTTGATGGTGGAAGATtaaaggacaagaaaaaaaaaataaaagaaagaaagaaaggaaaagagaaaagatgacGGTGGTGCTCAACCTTAAAGAATCTCCACACTTGCACAACTACAGCCACTTGCTCTAATGGCTCGGCTCCTTCAAACCCTCTTGGCACTGTCCGCGTTTACTCCCTTTAAAGATGGTTGTGTCTTATTATCTCATTGTAGGACAGCCGTTGAACAATGTGTGTGATCTCCTTTCATCTCGCAGTGTGTCAGCTGCACATGGTACTTGGTCAATATTTGTCATCTTTCAGAATAGATAACAGCAGCGGCTCTAAAAATTCTCCGTCCACGGTCTGTTGTAATGCTGGCAGCTGAGGCTCAATAACTGTGTCTCACTGTCATGTACACTTTTTCAGATGACTAATTTGCTCTCTTCCCCATTTGCTCTccatttctctcctctcctatgACTAGATGAGATCGACTCGGAAGGTTTCAGTGTGGCCCGTGGCCTTTGTGGGTGGCTTGCGGTATGAGTCCCCTAAGGTCAATGCAGCTGGAAAGGTCTACGGCTGGAAGACAGTGTTTGACCCCCATCGGCCCTTTGCCATCGACATGGCCGGCTTCGCTATCAACCTGAGACT
It encodes:
- the b3gat1a gene encoding galactosylgalactosylxylosylprotein 3-beta-glucuronosyltransferase 1a isoform X1 — translated: MPKRRDILAIVLIVLPWTLLITVWHQSTIAPLLAIRKACHHLVKEIFIIPERLAVRHHRLSDDGVEGKREAGGQAQDSKEYCASDRDIVEVVRTEYVYTRPPPWSDVLPTIHIITPTYSRPVQKAELTRLANTFLHVPNLHWILVEDSQRRTPLVTLLLRETGLNYTHLNVETPRNYKLRGDTRDPRIPRGTMQRNLALRWLRETFNANSSQAGIVYFADDDNTYSLELFEEMRSTRKVSVWPVAFVGGLRYESPKVNAAGKVYGWKTVFDPHRPFAIDMAGFAINLRLILFKPQAYFKLRGVKGGYQESSLLRELVTLNDLEPKAANCTKILVWHTRTEKPVLVNEGKKGFTDPNVEI
- the b3gat1a gene encoding galactosylgalactosylxylosylprotein 3-beta-glucuronosyltransferase 1a isoform X2 translates to MPKRRDILAIVLIVLPWTLLITVWHQSTIAPLLAIRKDDGVEGKREAGGQAQDSKEYCASDRDIVEVVRTEYVYTRPPPWSDVLPTIHIITPTYSRPVQKAELTRLANTFLHVPNLHWILVEDSQRRTPLVTLLLRETGLNYTHLNVETPRNYKLRGDTRDPRIPRGTMQRNLALRWLRETFNANSSQAGIVYFADDDNTYSLELFEEMRSTRKVSVWPVAFVGGLRYESPKVNAAGKVYGWKTVFDPHRPFAIDMAGFAINLRLILFKPQAYFKLRGVKGGYQESSLLRELVTLNDLEPKAANCTKILVWHTRTEKPVLVNEGKKGFTDPNVEI